In the Pseudolabrys taiwanensis genome, one interval contains:
- a CDS encoding isochorismatase family protein: MHNVSIRPEIVDRVVARRGRLHWFDQLDPQRTALVVIDMQETFCAPGSPAEVAVSRSIVDPLNRLTRRLRPMGVPVIWVLHANTHSNGKSDWEVFFNHVVADDVRERTMESLAPGRQKVWSGLEQGNDDITIIKNRYSALVPGASSLERVLRNLGVDTLLIAGTKTNVCCESTARDAMMLDFKVVMLSDCTAALSDDEHRAALETIIQQFGDVLTSDEAVERLTQESRRP, translated from the coding sequence ATGCACAACGTTTCCATCCGCCCCGAGATCGTCGATCGTGTCGTCGCGCGGCGCGGCCGCCTGCACTGGTTCGACCAGCTCGATCCGCAGCGCACCGCCCTCGTCGTTATCGACATGCAGGAGACGTTCTGCGCGCCGGGCAGCCCGGCGGAAGTCGCCGTGTCGCGCAGCATCGTCGACCCGCTCAACCGCCTGACCCGGCGGCTGCGGCCGATGGGCGTGCCGGTGATCTGGGTCCTGCACGCCAACACGCATTCCAACGGCAAGAGCGATTGGGAAGTCTTCTTCAATCACGTCGTCGCCGACGACGTGCGCGAGCGCACGATGGAAAGCCTCGCCCCCGGCCGGCAGAAGGTCTGGAGCGGCCTCGAACAAGGCAACGACGACATCACGATCATCAAGAACCGCTACAGCGCGTTGGTGCCGGGCGCCTCTTCGCTGGAACGCGTGTTGCGAAACCTCGGCGTCGACACGCTGCTGATCGCCGGCACCAAGACCAATGTCTGCTGCGAGTCGACCGCGCGCGACGCGATGATGCTCGACTTCAAGGTCGTCATGCTGTCGGACTGCACGGCTGCTTTGTCGGACGACGAACACCGCGCCGCGCTGGAGACCATCATTCAGCAGTTCGGCGACGTTCTGACGAGCGATGAGGCGGTCGAAAGGTTGACGCAGGAAAGCCGTCGCCCGTAG
- a CDS encoding Bug family tripartite tricarboxylate transporter substrate binding protein, giving the protein MGRLAFSALLLVAAALPAQSQAQAPSWPPKTVRVLVPFGPGSTPDIVARLVAEGLGKKHPGSVFVVENKPGASGNLGTDTVAKAAPDGTTIGVSIGGPLAINTLLFSKLPYDPQKDIAPVTQLITQPSALAVNPGLNVNTVAELIALLKANPGKYNFASIGNGSLSHLAMEALAIKAGVKLVHIPYQASPAAMTAIMRGDAQMGCLPAISVTPQAANGAVKILAVSTAKRSPFLKDVPTLKESGIDVEADAWMGLIAPGATPPALVEAINKDVVEIIKQPSVVDKLATQLMEPVGSSPADFRKLMNAEIDRWAPVIKAADVKVN; this is encoded by the coding sequence CTGGGACGCCTTGCCTTCTCCGCCCTTCTGCTCGTCGCCGCCGCGTTGCCGGCGCAATCTCAGGCGCAAGCGCCAAGCTGGCCGCCGAAGACCGTGCGCGTGCTGGTGCCTTTCGGTCCCGGCTCGACGCCTGACATCGTCGCGCGCCTCGTCGCCGAGGGCCTCGGCAAGAAGCATCCGGGCAGCGTCTTCGTGGTGGAGAACAAGCCCGGCGCCAGCGGCAATCTCGGCACCGACACCGTGGCGAAAGCCGCGCCCGACGGCACGACCATCGGCGTGTCGATCGGCGGGCCGCTCGCCATCAACACTTTGTTGTTCTCGAAGCTGCCCTACGATCCGCAGAAGGACATCGCGCCGGTGACACAGCTCATCACCCAGCCGAGCGCGCTCGCCGTCAATCCGGGGCTGAACGTCAACACCGTCGCCGAACTCATCGCGCTGCTGAAGGCCAACCCGGGCAAGTACAACTTCGCCTCCATCGGCAACGGCTCGCTGTCGCACCTCGCGATGGAAGCCTTGGCGATCAAGGCCGGCGTGAAGCTGGTGCACATCCCCTATCAAGCCTCGCCCGCGGCGATGACGGCGATCATGCGCGGCGACGCGCAGATGGGTTGTTTGCCGGCGATCTCGGTGACGCCGCAGGCGGCCAACGGCGCGGTGAAGATCCTCGCGGTGTCGACCGCCAAGCGCTCGCCGTTCCTCAAGGACGTGCCGACCTTGAAGGAAAGCGGCATCGACGTCGAAGCCGACGCCTGGATGGGCCTGATCGCGCCGGGCGCGACGCCGCCGGCGCTGGTCGAGGCCATCAACAAGGACGTCGTCGAGATCATCAAGCAGCCCAGCGTGGTCGACAAGCTCGCCACGCAGCTGATGGAGCCTGTCGGCTCGAGCCCGGCCGATTTCCGCAAGCTGATGAATGCCGAGATCGATCGCTGGGCGCCGGTGATCAAGGCCGCGGACGTGAAGGTGAATTGA